TGCTTCCACTCCCCCAATGGAAAGCTGCCCATGTTCGTTCCTTTTGCTCGTTCCGTGTAAATACATTGGTCTCTTCTCCCATTCCCGGTTCTATGAAAAAAAGCAACCAACAAATATGCTGGTTGTTTGATTGTTCCCGTATTTCAACCATACTGTTGCCATTCATTCCTTGCTTCATTATATAAAAGCGGTGATTTTTTGACAATCCGTAAACAGGCAAAATTTCGGAACGATTTGATTTCGATTCTTTCCCTCGTTACCTGTTGCTATCTTGTTTGGTGTTGTCTTTACGGGTTGTTGTCTTTACTTGTTGCTGTCTTTGTTTTTTTGAGGTACCCGCTGCGCCGCAAAATTTCCAGTACAGCACGATAGGTTATGGGGGAATCGCGGTCGATAATGTCTCTTCCCCGCATCTTTCCAATATCGCCAATGCCCACAACCACAGGCAAATTCAGTTCATTTAATACTCCGACCGTATCTCCATAAATAAAGGGAAGTTTTTGCTTCAAAGGTTCTCCGTGCTTGTCAACGCCATATGGAATGATTTGTCCGAACTTGGTTACAGATACGTGCACCCTGGCTGCTACAGACGAATAGGAATTCGATGCGACAGCTAATGCACCTAATACTTGAAAATCTTTACATGTAGCAATATATTGCAACGCCCTCTCACCTGGGCCGACACCTGTGTGCCCATTATCATCAAATAATACGAGCACGAGGTCGCTCGCAGCCTCCCATATTAACCGTTGAATTTTGGGTCCTTCCAAAGGAGTTGGGTTGCCGCCGGATCGGGAAATGGATCTTCCCCCGATGCGGTTTGCAACCCGTTCAATCGCCCGGACTGCGATCGTGTCTCCGTCTGTTATCAGGATAATCGATTTTTTGGTCGGTATGGTATCAGACAACACCATGTTTGCCACTCTTTCTACCCTTTCGGTTTAAAAACCAGCGATGCCAAAAACCCGAAGATGATTGCCGCTGAAATCCCTGCGCTTGTCACTTCGAAAATGCCTGTAATAATCCCGACAATGCCATCTTTCTTGGCTTCCGATATCGCTCCATGAACGAGGGCATTGCCAAAGCTTGTAATTGGAATTGATACACCGGCACCGGCAAACTCCATTAAAGGTTCGTAAATGCCTAGTCCGCCAAGAATTGCACCGATCACCACCAAAATCGCCATCACATGTGCAGGTGTCAACTTGGTCAAATCCATTATCAATTGACCAATCACACAAATCAGTCCGCCGATTACAAACGCCCACAAATAAATCATTGAGAATTCCCTCCCATTTCCAATGACACACTGTGTGCGATACACGGAATCGTTTCGCCTTGCATATTGGTCAGAGGAGATAGTAAAGCGCCTGTTGCCGTGATTAATACACGCTTCCATTTGCCTTGCAGCATTTGTTGAAAAATATAGCTATAGGAAACAACCGCGCAACACGCACAACCACTGCCGCCAGAAAACACTTCCGGTTGCTTGGGATCATAAATGAGAATCCCGCAATCTGTAAACCGGTCCCCGCAATCATAACCGGCTTCTGCCAACAATTTTTGCGCAATCGGATGCCCGACTCGCGCCAGGTCTCCTGTAACAATCAAGTCATAGTCCGAAGGCTTGCGGTCCGCATCTTTAAAATGTGCCGCAATGGTATCAGCTGCAGCCGGCGCCATGGCCGCCCCCATTTCCCAAGGACTCTTGACACCCATATCAATGACTTTTCCAATTGTTGCATGTGTAATTACGGGGCCGTTTCCCGCTTTTCCGACAATCGCAGCTCCACCGCCAGTAACTGTACAATGAGCGGTTGGCGGTTTCTGCCCTCCGTACTCGGTCGGATAACGAAACTGCCGTTCAGCAGTCGACACATGGCTGCCTGTAGCAGCCGCTACGTACTCCCCGTAGCCGCTATCTACAAGTAAAGCGGCAAGGGATAATCCTAACATGGAAGTCGAGCAGGCGCCAAAAATACCAATATAAGGAATCGATAACGAGCGGGCCGCAAAACTCGAAGGAGTGATCTGGTTAATCAAATCCCCTGCAAATATGTAATCCAATTGATTTTTTTCGATTCCCGATTTTTTTACCGCTTTATTCACCGCTTCTTCCAACATGTATCGTTCCGCTTTTTCCCAACTGTCCTGACCGACGTATAAATCATCGTGGACAATATCAAACAAATTTCCCAGTGGACCTTGCCCTTCCTTAGGGCCGACCGCAGTTCCTGTTCCCACAATGCACGGCCGATTTTTAAACTCCCAGGTTTGGCTTCCTAGTTTGGACACGATCAACCGTTCACCTCATTCCATTACCATTTTGAACAACGTTCGGATCAATGCAATAAAAAATGCGGCAACCACACCAAATACGATGACAGGACCGGCAATTTTAAACATATTGCCCCCGACACCCAATACGTAACCTTCACTTTTGTGTTCGATTGCCGCAGACGTGATCCCATTGGCAAACCCGGTGACCGGCACGGCCGAACCTGCACCCGCCCATTGGCCGATACGATCATAAACACCTAGTCCTGTTAACAAAACGCCTAAAAAGATCATGACAGCGACCGTTGGATTTGCCGCTGTTTTATCTGTAAAATGAAACACGCGAATAAAGATTTCCTCGACGAATTGTCCGATCAGACAAATCGTACCTCCGGAAAGAAACGCCCTGAGGCAATTTTTTGCCACGGGTTTTGCAGGTTTTGCTTCTTCGACATATTGCAGATACTGTTGTTGTGCTTTTGATCCTTTGACTGCCAATGTTCACACCCCTTCTTTTGCGTTCATTTATCAAAAACAGTCATAAAAAAATGGTTCCCATCGCTGCGCAATTCCATGCAAAAAACCGGATCCACTCCATCGGGATCCGGTCTTAAATCGATATGGCATCGGTTATATGGCTGTCCTTGGGGATGGGGTGGAATGTCCACCATGCAGCAGTCCCACTTACTACGACGATCGTTGTGATCATGAACACCCATATGATCTTATACTTTCGAAACATGTGAAAACATTACCCTTCTTTCACTATGGCAGAATCTTTCTCCATAGTTTTTACAGAAAACGATAGATTTAACCCAACTGTTGACGAATCGTATGCAAAATTTTCTTCTCCAGTCTCGATACTTGTACCTGGGAGATTCCAAGCATCTCAGCAACTTCCGCCTGGGTTTTGTCTTTAAAAAAGCGCATATAAATAATCAGACGTTCCCGATCAGGCAATCTCGACAACGCATCATGCAAGCTTAGCCGATCAAACCAACGCTCTTGCCCTTCATCCGCAATTTGATCCATCAAGTAAATGGGATCCCCGTCATTTTCAAACACCGGCTCGTGAATGGATGCAGGAGCGCGCAATGCTTCTTGCGCAAACACTACATCTGTAGGATCCATGTTCAACTCTGCCGCCACTTCATTGATATGTGGCTGCCTGCCCAATTTTTTTGCCAACTCATCACGTGTTTTGCGAATTTGTTTCGCTTGCTCCTTTAAGGATCGGCTGACTTTCACCGTACTGTCATCCCGCAAAAACCGCTGAATTTCACCGATAATCATGGGAACCGCATAGGTTGAAAATTTTACTTCATAGGAAAGGTCAAATTTATCGATCGACTTCATAAGTCCAATACAGCCAATTTGAAACAAATCGTCCGCTTCATACCCTCTGTTCAAAAATCGCTGCACAACAGACCAAACCAATCGCTGGTTGGATATGACAAGCGCATCTCTGGCGCCGTCGTCACCGGCCTGACTTTGCCGTATCAACTGGCGAATCTCTTCATCCGTGAATTTATATTGGGTAGCAGGAATTTGCCGCTCCATAGTCTTAGTGCTCCACTGACGCAGTTTTTAGTAGTTTCGTCAGCCGGATGACGGTTCCCTTGCCTTCCGCAGATTCCACTTCAAGGGAATCCATGAAACTTTCCATGATGGTAAAGCCCATCCCTGAACGTTCCAACTCCGGTTTCGATGTATACAAAGGCTGACGGGCAGTTTCCACATCGGAAATCCCTCGCCCTTCGTCACGGACTTCAATTGTCACCAAAGAATGTTCAAAGGAACAGGATATGGTGATCACACCTTCCTGATTTTCATACCCGTGAATAATTGCATTCGTGACAGCTTCCGAAACAACCGTCTTGATTTCTGTCAATTCATCCAATGTTGGATCCATTTGCGCCAAAAAAGCAGCCACTGCTACTCTGGCAAATGATTCATTGGGAGACTTGCTTGCAAATTGCAGCGTCATGAAATTATGTTGACTCATATGGCACCTCCCACTGCTTGCAATGCAAGATCTTCTGTATCATAAAATTGAATGATTTTAAGCAGACCGGCCATTTCAAATAAACGGCGAATTTGTGGATCGACATTTGTAATCGCCATTCGTCCGCCGCCTTGCGTCACTCGTTTATAACGCCCGAGAATGACGCCAAGTCCGGAACTGTCCATAAATGTCAAGCCGCTTAAATTTAAAATCATATGCTGGCACTCTCGGCCGCCCAGTTCTTGATCGACTCGGTTTCGTACCAACTCTGCCGTGTGATGATCCAATTCGCCACTCATGTGTACAACCAAAATGTCCCCGAATGTTTGCACAGTAACATCAAAGCTCACTGCTATCCCTCCTGGCTCTCCGCTCAATATTGCTCAGTATTCGCTAGTTCAAAAGGATTTCCTGCCGGTTGACAAAACTAGAAGAATTTCGTGAAAATCCGACAAAATGCGAACTTTACTACAGAATCTATGAATTTATTCATGTTGTGAAAAAAAGAATGTAAAGTCGAAACACACATGATAAAATTATCAAATAAATACTCCATGCAGGAGGCCTGAAATGGATCGTTTGGGGCAAAAAATAAGAGAATTGCGTTTAAAACAAAAAATGAAACAGGGCGAATTGGCAAAGGGACTCGTGACGCCAAGCATGATTAGTCAAATTGAAGCCGGGAAAGCAAATCCCTCCCATAAACTGCTCGAACAATTGGCAGAACGCCTTGGTACAACCGTGAATTATTTCATTTCAGATATGCAGATCAAACAGGAACAATCCACTACGTACCGGCTTGCTAAAAATTATATCGAGCGCCGGGAATACTTTCGGGCTTCTGCACTGCTCGAAGAATTAGCCAAGCAAGGGGACTATACGATACACCCTTCTATTTTTGTCGACTTGGCAGAATGTTGGACACAACTGGGAAAGCAAAAAAAGGCCTTAAAACTTTATCAAACGCTATATGAAAGCGGGTTGCAACAAGCCAATCATTCTTTATCCGTATTGGCATTGAATAAACAGGGAGTGATTTATTTTAGCCGACAGCAATACTCCATTTCCGAATGGTATTGGAAGCAGGCATATTCCCTTGCTAAACGCAGTCCCGATATCCAAGTACAGCTTTTTGCACAAGTTCAAATTAATTTGGGAACCATATATGCCAAATTGGGTCAACCCCAAAAATGCAAATTTTTTTACATGGGTGCGTACCAGTTATTGCGCGGCACGAATTATATGGAGCAATTGGCAGATGCATGTTTGGGATTGGGTTTGGCATACCGCAATGAAAAGGATTATCCCGCAGCCATTCAAAGCACCCAAGATGCCATTACCATGTACCGCAGTTTAAATCTGTACGAATTGGAACTCGACGCTACAGTGAATCTTGCGATTATCAAAAGGGAATACAAGCTGCCGGAAGAATCGATACCTCTATTGCAGCACTGCATTGAAAAGTATGCACAGAGAAAACAATCGGATGACGTGTCAAATG
Above is a window of Fodinisporobacter ferrooxydans DNA encoding:
- a CDS encoding stage V sporulation protein AE, which encodes MVLSDTIPTKKSIILITDGDTIAVRAIERVANRIGGRSISRSGGNPTPLEGPKIQRLIWEAASDLVLVLFDDNGHTGVGPGERALQYIATCKDFQVLGALAVASNSYSSVAARVHVSVTKFGQIIPYGVDKHGEPLKQKLPFIYGDTVGVLNELNLPVVVGIGDIGKMRGRDIIDRDSPITYRAVLEILRRSGYLKKTKTATSKDNNP
- the spoVAE gene encoding stage V sporulation protein AE, producing MIYLWAFVIGGLICVIGQLIMDLTKLTPAHVMAILVVIGAILGGLGIYEPLMEFAGAGVSIPITSFGNALVHGAISEAKKDGIVGIITGIFEVTSAGISAAIIFGFLASLVFKPKG
- the spoVAD gene encoding stage V sporulation protein AD, producing the protein MSKLGSQTWEFKNRPCIVGTGTAVGPKEGQGPLGNLFDIVHDDLYVGQDSWEKAERYMLEEAVNKAVKKSGIEKNQLDYIFAGDLINQITPSSFAARSLSIPYIGIFGACSTSMLGLSLAALLVDSGYGEYVAAATGSHVSTAERQFRYPTEYGGQKPPTAHCTVTGGGAAIVGKAGNGPVITHATIGKVIDMGVKSPWEMGAAMAPAAADTIAAHFKDADRKPSDYDLIVTGDLARVGHPIAQKLLAEAGYDCGDRFTDCGILIYDPKQPEVFSGGSGCACCAVVSYSYIFQQMLQGKWKRVLITATGALLSPLTNMQGETIPCIAHSVSLEMGGNSQ
- the spoVAC gene encoding stage V sporulation protein AC; this translates as MAVKGSKAQQQYLQYVEEAKPAKPVAKNCLRAFLSGGTICLIGQFVEEIFIRVFHFTDKTAANPTVAVMIFLGVLLTGLGVYDRIGQWAGAGSAVPVTGFANGITSAAIEHKSEGYVLGVGGNMFKIAGPVIVFGVVAAFFIALIRTLFKMVME
- the sigF gene encoding RNA polymerase sporulation sigma factor SigF; translated protein: MERQIPATQYKFTDEEIRQLIRQSQAGDDGARDALVISNQRLVWSVVQRFLNRGYEADDLFQIGCIGLMKSIDKFDLSYEVKFSTYAVPMIIGEIQRFLRDDSTVKVSRSLKEQAKQIRKTRDELAKKLGRQPHINEVAAELNMDPTDVVFAQEALRAPASIHEPVFENDGDPIYLMDQIADEGQERWFDRLSLHDALSRLPDRERLIIYMRFFKDKTQAEVAEMLGISQVQVSRLEKKILHTIRQQLG
- the spoIIAB gene encoding anti-sigma F factor; the protein is MSQHNFMTLQFASKSPNESFARVAVAAFLAQMDPTLDELTEIKTVVSEAVTNAIIHGYENQEGVITISCSFEHSLVTIEVRDEGRGISDVETARQPLYTSKPELERSGMGFTIMESFMDSLEVESAEGKGTVIRLTKLLKTASVEH
- the spoIIAA gene encoding anti-sigma F factor antagonist encodes the protein MSFDVTVQTFGDILVVHMSGELDHHTAELVRNRVDQELGGRECQHMILNLSGLTFMDSSGLGVILGRYKRVTQGGGRMAITNVDPQIRRLFEMAGLLKIIQFYDTEDLALQAVGGAI
- a CDS encoding helix-turn-helix domain-containing protein is translated as MDRLGQKIRELRLKQKMKQGELAKGLVTPSMISQIEAGKANPSHKLLEQLAERLGTTVNYFISDMQIKQEQSTTYRLAKNYIERREYFRASALLEELAKQGDYTIHPSIFVDLAECWTQLGKQKKALKLYQTLYESGLQQANHSLSVLALNKQGVIYFSRQQYSISEWYWKQAYSLAKRSPDIQVQLFAQVQINLGTIYAKLGQPQKCKFFYMGAYQLLRGTNYMEQLADACLGLGLAYRNEKDYPAAIQSTQDAITMYRSLNLYELELDATVNLAIIKREYKLPEESIPLLQHCIEKYAQRKQSDDVSNVKTELARTFLFMAMQATEAGNTTDAEHYMATATGLCNEALEIAKTSSLQEADIFETLGSIYSQQKQYATAVDFYKRSIRIYADIQHITAVMRVSKALAKLNMSFQQYKDATETYLEMERLVQTILRYRVPRGLED